The DNA region GGCCCGATCGCGCCCTCCGTGACCGAGAACGTGGCGTTCACGGCCGGACCGTTCGCCATGGGCGTGCGTGCGCTCAGCGTGGTGGTCGATGCCAATGGGGCGGTCACCGAGTCCGACGAAAACAACAACACGTCCGTGCAGTCCGTGGCGGTTTCCGCCCAGACCGCGCTAGTGGCCGGGACGCCCATCACTGGCATTGGAGCCGCCTTGAACGTCGAGCTGCTGTTCGCCTTCGAGCTCACCGCGGAAGACGGCTCGATCGACTTCACGTACGCCAGCGGTCCCGACGGCCACGTGGACATGTACGTACAACATGGAGACCGACCCGCGACGCGCGACGGGTACGAGTGCCACTCGCACGAGTCGTGTCGCATCAACGCCGCCTTGCCCGGTACCTACCACATCCTGATCCACGCCTTCGAGGCATTTTCGGGTGGCACGCTGAGCGTGACTACGGGTCTCGAGGTGCTGCCGTACGATATCGAGCTCGTGTTCCTCGACACTCCGACGAGCGTGCAGAACGACGCCTTCACGACCGCGGCCACGCGCTGGGAGAGCATTCTCCCCTTCGACATCTTCGACATCTCCTTCGAGAACCAACCCCAAGACGCCGGCGCGTGTGGTGTGCAATGGCTGCCCGCGATCAGCGACATCGTAGACGACATCAGGATCTACGTGCGCCTCGACTCGATCGACGGACCCGGGAACGTTTTGGGGAGCGCATCCTTCTGTACCTTCCGTGTCGCGAGCGGGCTACCTGTGGTCGGGTTCATGGAGTTCGACACCGCCGACCTGAGCCAACTCGAATTGAACGGGACGCTGACAAGCGTGATCCTCCACGAGATGGGTCATGTGCTGGGCATCGGAACGATGTGGCCGCGCGCCGAGCTGATCCGCAACCCTTCTGTCGGGAATCCCGGTGCGGACACACATTTTGTGGGCCCCCTCGCGATTGCCGCGTTCGACGCCGCCGGAGGAACTGGCTACACCGGAGGCGAGAAGGTCCCGGTCGAGAACGACGGCGAAGCGGGAAGGGCGGACGGCCATTGGCGGGAATCCGTACTCTTCTTCGAGCTCATGACGCCCGAGCTGGACGCCGGCCTTGAACCGTTGAGCGCGATCTCGATCCAATCGCTCGCCGACGTGGGCTACCGCGTCGACGTAACGCAAGCCGATCCGTTCACCCTTCCCCTCATCGGTGCGGCGGCCGCGCGCCGACAGGGGCTGGTCATCGATCTGCGCAATGACATCTGGATCGGGCCGAAGATAGGGGTGGATGCGCAGGGACGCGTCGTGCGCGTCATTCGTCGCTGATCATCGGACGGACAGGGATCGTTGGAGCACGCCTATCGTAGGACCCCGATCAGGTTGCTGAAGTCGTCCGTCCAAAGGACCGGGGTGGCTTGAGTGGGATCGGTTACGTTGGCGCCTTCCGGAGCTGGTGTCCCCTCGGCCGCGAGCCACATCCAAGCGTTGCGGATACCCCCGCTGCCCTCGAGCGGGGCCTGGTCCAAACGCAGAGCCTGTAGACCTGCGGCGTCTGCTAGCCCACGCACGACACGCTCCAGGTCGACGTGGCGGTTCGTGATCTGGAGTACCAGCACGCCACCTGGGGCCAAGGCACGCCTGTACAGCTCGAGCGACTCGAGCGTGAGCAGGTGC from Gemmatimonadota bacterium includes:
- a CDS encoding Ig-like domain-containing protein, which codes for MRHSRVGSFLLSLLLLGLTSCGGSDGPGTTGPDTPRATTISISLTSVTLSFLGATVTLSAAIRDQNGQPFSGTISWSTDNPSVATIDAVGLVTAVQNGTATVTATSGSLSGTVAVTVQQAATQLAIVSGDDQSATVGQALGQAVVVRAEDAGGTVVEGANLEFVVSSGGGAVGDSTVATDAQGLASTTWTLGATAGLQRLDVSVAGGTSPLLQVSATGLAAAAATLVKSSGDLQSGAVDQPLSDTIVVQVQDEFGNGVPDVEVTFAVTGGGGTVSAATVTTGSDGTAQSIWTMGSGIGAAALTVTAGGFPAVVFTATAVVPTPDLVVGALSVSPVNPTTLETVTVTVSVTNSGTATTGVSFSVQLLVDGVEAATQTVGPIAPSVTENVAFTAGPFAMGVRALSVVVDANGAVTESDENNNTSVQSVAVSAQTALVAGTPITGIGAALNVELLFAFELTAEDGSIDFTYASGPDGHVDMYVQHGDRPATRDGYECHSHESCRINAALPGTYHILIHAFEAFSGGTLSVTTGLEVLPYDIELVFLDTPTSVQNDAFTTAATRWESILPFDIFDISFENQPQDAGACGVQWLPAISDIVDDIRIYVRLDSIDGPGNVLGSASFCTFRVASGLPVVGFMEFDTADLSQLELNGTLTSVILHEMGHVLGIGTMWPRAELIRNPSVGNPGADTHFVGPLAIAAFDAAGGTGYTGGEKVPVENDGEAGRADGHWRESVLFFELMTPELDAGLEPLSAISIQSLADVGYRVDVTQADPFTLPLIGAAAARRQGLVIDLRNDIWIGPKIGVDAQGRVVRVIRR